A single window of Helicobacter macacae MIT 99-5501 DNA harbors:
- a CDS encoding META domain-containing protein — MCLAILKIPCKIALCALGALVLCVINAEAYQSILGINAYSLISQKKWEIDSMRVGEYEIIIPNDIENAYLVFNGSSVSGIAGCNNFFASFQIAGGGKMIVVEGGGVTKKACDSMQAERIEAIFIKNFIGKFMVQGNDEYIELLGESGFSIRLFPSITLEP; from the coding sequence ATGTGCCTAGCGATATTAAAAATCCCTTGCAAAATCGCTCTATGCGCTTTAGGTGCATTAGTGCTATGCGTGATAAATGCAGAGGCTTATCAAAGCATACTAGGGATAAATGCCTACTCACTCATATCGCAAAAAAAATGGGAAATAGACTCTATGCGAGTAGGAGAGTATGAAATCATTATTCCAAACGACATAGAAAACGCATATCTAGTTTTCAACGGAAGTAGCGTATCAGGCATAGCGGGGTGCAATAATTTTTTTGCTAGCTTTCAAATAGCAGGTGGTGGCAAAATGATAGTAGTAGAGGGAGGAGGGGTTACAAAAAAAGCGTGTGATTCTATGCAGGCAGAGCGGATTGAGGCGATTTTTATCAAAAACTTTATCGGTAAATTTATGGTGCAAGGAAATGATGAATATATCGAGCTTTTGGGAGAATCTGGATTTTCTATCCGCCTATTTCCCTCAATCACACTTGAGCCTTAA
- a CDS encoding lysophospholipid acyltransferase family protein produces MDIKKRLIAYFVPRFGFFLTWILYALNKNRFFLHENLANDNVVICFWHGEMLMMPFLYRKLRSKPNTHNVHIISSSHFDGGLIASMCELFGMKTIRGSTDSGGKRGGVLALMQSIKALKSGADIGIAMDGPRGPYHHIADGLIMMAQKSGKKINLCRIVPSRYYEFKTWDRFCLPLPFGEICYYGFEGFRLDSSLSIEEARQILQDKVAKIDKILQDKSQFSLNLS; encoded by the coding sequence ATGGATATAAAAAAACGGCTTATCGCTTATTTTGTCCCTCGCTTTGGGTTTTTTCTCACTTGGATTCTCTATGCGCTAAACAAAAATCGATTTTTTTTGCACGAAAATCTAGCAAATGATAATGTAGTCATCTGTTTTTGGCACGGAGAAATGCTGATGATGCCTTTTCTTTATCGCAAATTGCGCTCTAAGCCAAACACGCATAATGTCCATATCATCAGCTCAAGCCATTTTGATGGTGGGCTTATAGCTTCTATGTGTGAGCTCTTTGGTATGAAAACCATTCGTGGAAGCACGGATTCTGGTGGTAAGCGCGGTGGCGTGCTAGCCCTAATGCAATCCATAAAAGCCCTAAAAAGCGGTGCAGATATAGGCATAGCAATGGATGGACCACGCGGACCGTATCATCATATCGCTGATGGGCTGATAATGATGGCACAAAAAAGCGGAAAAAAAATCAATTTATGTCGTATCGTGCCTAGCCGATACTATGAGTTTAAAACTTGGGACAGATTTTGCTTGCCTCTTCCTTTTGGAGAGATATGCTATTATGGATTTGAGGGATTTAGGCTTGATTCTAGCCTAAGCATTGAAGAGGCAAGGCAAATCCTGCAAGACAAAGTCGCCAAAATTGATAAAATTTTGCAAGACAAGAGTCAATTTAGCCTAAATCTTTCTTAA
- a CDS encoding HNH endonuclease, producing MSDKKHISQLDLIMEFFKANPKRDISHPEVVDWVTNEWQKRTGKVFRDPDRGIRSLHQKGYLQKIAKGVYRYEPEMVHLREDLEDFSSALKKQILERDNYKCVICGLGKKEGVELHIDHIKPKDLGGKATLQNEQTLCARHNFLKKNLKQTETGKKMFIQMLETAKENDDKGLVAFLKEVLEVYEKHNINGHIVWKK from the coding sequence ATGAGTGATAAAAAGCACATTTCACAGCTTGATTTGATAATGGAATTTTTTAAGGCAAATCCTAAGCGCGACATTTCGCACCCTGAAGTTGTGGATTGGGTAACAAATGAGTGGCAAAAACGAACGGGTAAGGTGTTTCGCGACCCTGATAGAGGCATAAGGAGTTTGCACCAAAAAGGGTATTTGCAAAAAATCGCCAAAGGTGTGTATCGCTATGAGCCTGAAATGGTGCATTTAAGGGAGGATTTGGAGGATTTTAGCTCCGCTTTGAAAAAGCAGATTTTAGAGAGGGATAATTACAAATGCGTGATTTGTGGGCTTGGTAAAAAAGAGGGCGTGGAGCTACATATAGACCACATAAAGCCAAAAGATTTGGGCGGTAAAGCGACTTTGCAAAATGAGCAAACGCTGTGTGCTAGGCATAATTTTTTAAAGAAAAATTTAAAGCAAACCGAAACGGGCAAGAAAATGTTTATACAAATGCTTGAAACGGCAAAGGAAAATGATGATAAAGGGCTAGTTGCCTTTCTAAAAGAAGTGCTTGAAGTGTATGAAAAGCACAATATCAATGGGCATATTGTGTGGAAAAAGTAG
- a CDS encoding motility associated factor glycosyltransferase family protein produces MLLEVLKSNDYEAIQKEISVRFAKNMEYFQKTSPELFDALKEPPTEYNLLINKQGLNIINLATSELSYPLADSLSTMVSVNEALSLSPLKNDKWTIHSNGIFLDKMDTSKFPITGQACNDFIELLFKHDGIKEYFLSKDFMPSTCIFGLLGGMFLEFIIERGVFFHSLLIFEENLDMFRVSCYFVDYPRLFSRVSDGACYLFVKDLVNRFFIRNFFARQKITNNFLRAQINLYKSPKIESAMQIVNEEYASNARGWGSFEDEMIGIENTLKNIAKPKSRKEKQNLFLVNPKRVDMPICVVGNGASLDSSLEFLRENQANMIIFSCGTAIKPLKEAGIEPDFQIEIERVDYLEKYLSPILGKTPLLCGNMVNPSALNLASEKYLFMRGGSASGYMFKSPFVMEFCAPFVGNAGFALACQLGNEVLMCGLDCGYIKGRTKHASNSAYGDEDTNLPSNALRVRGNFDHEVYSDSIFLLSSQMITNAIKTLKPKMVLNLGEGAYIEGARPSKISEFSLKKNKKSTFVKQIKGYFKEDKKLIFSDFREDFYLQEIQEFKSKLSNALNTTITTKQELFQWVDMIFAINAKKSINSPFVGILFEGSLAHICQNLMIAALHLPHNDISAFFDEAKDSIQNAFDKMLLRYKMLASKYQN; encoded by the coding sequence ATGTTGCTTGAAGTGCTAAAATCCAATGACTACGAAGCGATACAAAAAGAAATATCCGTGCGTTTTGCAAAAAATATGGAGTATTTCCAAAAAACCTCGCCCGAGCTTTTTGACGCACTAAAAGAGCCCCCCACAGAATATAACCTCCTCATAAATAAGCAGGGCTTAAATATCATAAACCTCGCCACTAGCGAGCTTTCATATCCATTGGCTGATTCTCTCTCCACTATGGTAAGCGTAAATGAAGCCCTAAGCCTCTCTCCACTCAAAAATGATAAATGGACGATTCACTCTAATGGCATTTTTTTGGACAAAATGGATACGAGCAAATTCCCTATCACAGGGCAAGCGTGCAATGATTTTATAGAGCTATTATTTAAGCACGATGGAATCAAAGAGTATTTTTTAAGCAAAGATTTTATGCCCTCAACTTGCATTTTTGGGCTACTTGGTGGAATGTTTTTGGAGTTTATCATTGAGAGGGGAGTGTTTTTTCACTCACTTTTGATTTTTGAAGAAAACCTTGATATGTTCCGCGTGAGTTGCTACTTCGTGGATTATCCTAGACTTTTTAGTCGCGTAAGTGATGGAGCGTGCTATCTTTTTGTCAAAGACTTGGTAAATCGCTTTTTTATCCGCAACTTTTTTGCTCGCCAAAAAATCACAAATAATTTCTTGCGCGCACAAATCAATCTCTACAAAAGCCCAAAAATAGAATCAGCTATGCAAATCGTAAATGAAGAATACGCTAGCAATGCGCGAGGTTGGGGGAGCTTTGAAGATGAGATGATAGGCATAGAAAACACGCTAAAAAATATCGCCAAACCAAAAAGTCGCAAAGAAAAGCAAAATCTATTTCTTGTAAATCCTAAGCGCGTGGATATGCCTATTTGCGTGGTAGGAAATGGTGCTAGCCTAGATTCTAGCTTGGAGTTTTTGCGCGAAAATCAAGCAAATATGATAATTTTTAGCTGTGGGACAGCGATAAAACCACTAAAAGAAGCGGGAATAGAGCCAGATTTCCAAATCGAAATTGAACGCGTGGATTATCTAGAAAAATATCTCTCCCCAATACTTGGCAAAACCCCTTTGCTGTGTGGAAATATGGTAAATCCTAGTGCGCTAAATCTAGCAAGTGAAAAATATCTATTTATGCGTGGGGGAAGTGCCAGCGGGTATATGTTTAAAAGCCCTTTTGTTATGGAGTTTTGCGCTCCATTTGTGGGAAATGCGGGATTTGCACTTGCTTGTCAGCTAGGGAATGAAGTGCTTATGTGTGGGCTTGATTGTGGCTACATAAAGGGGAGGACTAAGCACGCTAGCAACTCCGCTTATGGCGATGAGGATACAAACTTACCTAGTAATGCTTTGCGCGTGCGAGGGAACTTCGACCACGAAGTGTATAGCGACTCAATCTTTTTGCTATCAAGCCAAATGATAACAAACGCGATAAAAACCCTAAAGCCAAAAATGGTGCTAAATCTAGGTGAGGGTGCTTATATAGAGGGTGCGCGTCCTAGCAAGATAAGTGAATTTAGCTTGAAAAAAAATAAAAAATCAACATTTGTAAAGCAGATAAAGGGCTATTTCAAAGAGGATAAAAAACTTATTTTTAGCGATTTTAGGGAGGATTTTTATCTACAAGAAATACAGGAGTTTAAATCCAAACTTTCAAACGCTCTAAACACCACTATTACCACCAAACAAGAGCTATTTCAGTGGGTGGATATGATATTTGCCATAAACGCCAAAAAGTCGATAAACTCGCCATTTGTTGGGATTCTCTTTGAGGGAAGTCTAGCCCATATCTGCCAAAATCTAATGATAGCGGCACTGCATTTGCCGCATAATGACATTAGCGCGTTTTTTGATGAAGCAAAAGATAGTATCCAAAATGCGTTTGATAAAATGCTACTGCGCTATAAAATGCTCGCCTCAAAGTATCAAAACTAG
- a CDS encoding NAD(P)H-dependent oxidoreductase, with amino-acid sequence MTFEESLNARHACKKFSDKAISSKDLDFILEAGRLAPSGYGFEPWKFIVVGNEYSAQLAKCCYNQENVATASYNIVILGRMDLKSKDEFARAQVRRFATDDAHFEQILGVYTSWADKLSDEEIFHFSQTQCYLPLMQMMNAAIFRGIDSCAIGGFERDKVEEFLGIKKPFGVAVVLSLGYKASEPHHSKKRQDKSQVIEFWKK; translated from the coding sequence ATGACTTTTGAAGAATCTCTAAACGCACGACACGCGTGCAAAAAATTTAGCGACAAAGCAATTTCAAGCAAGGATTTAGATTTCATCTTAGAGGCAGGGCGACTTGCCCCTAGTGGCTATGGCTTTGAGCCGTGGAAATTCATCGTGGTGGGCAATGAGTATAGCGCGCAGCTAGCAAAATGCTGCTACAATCAAGAAAATGTCGCCACCGCAAGCTACAACATTGTCATCTTAGGGCGAATGGACTTAAAAAGCAAAGATGAGTTTGCTAGGGCGCAGGTAAGGCGATTTGCCACTGATGATGCGCATTTTGAGCAGATTTTGGGTGTTTATACAAGCTGGGCGGATAAGCTAAGCGATGAGGAGATTTTCCACTTTAGCCAAACCCAATGCTACCTCCCGCTAATGCAAATGATGAACGCCGCGATTTTTAGAGGCATTGATTCTTGTGCGATTGGCGGATTTGAGCGTGATAAAGTCGAGGAGTTTTTAGGTATCAAAAAGCCCTTTGGCGTAGCAGTAGTCCTCTCTCTTGGATACAAAGCGAGCGAACCACACCACAGCAAAAAGCGTCAAGACAAATCCCAAGTGATTGAGTTTTGGAAAAAATAG
- a CDS encoding Eco57I restriction-modification methylase domain-containing protein: MNRDLELDITHLGQVFTPQHIVSDMLSLVRSVKREQNPRFLEPSCGNGAFWQNLPSNKVGIEIDTNALKQVANLDFKTQNKLLNIDFFSYPVSEKFDTIIGNPPYVRYQDILDSTKALLKPFSAIFDMRTNLYLFFIYKCVLHLKEHGELIFITPRDFLKSTASVKLNEFLFAQGSITDFVELGDKRIFDKAQPNCVIWRFEKGDFSRKVNLARNFSCVNGQLMLTKNRYTIPFNALFFVKVGAVSGADKIYANDEFGNVEFVCSHSAKSGKTKKMIYGEFGKDSAYLQGFKPQLLKRKIKKFDENNWWEWGRDYHKSDEARIYVNAKTRNKKPFFLHHCKAYDGSVLAVFPRFKVDLADLQKLCEMLNNVDWEELGFVCDGRFLFSQRSLENCLLGSEFREVYKQGQHRLNTKSKHTNATQKIALNA; this comes from the coding sequence GTGAATCGTGATTTAGAGCTTGACATTACGCATTTAGGGCAGGTTTTTACCCCGCAACATATCGTTAGCGATATGCTTAGTCTTGTGCGAAGCGTGAAGCGCGAGCAAAATCCGCGATTTTTAGAGCCAAGCTGTGGCAATGGGGCGTTTTGGCAAAATCTGCCAAGCAACAAAGTCGGCATAGAGATTGACACAAACGCGCTTAAGCAAGTCGCGAATCTAGATTTTAAAACGCAAAATAAACTCTTAAACATAGACTTTTTTAGCTACCCCGTGAGTGAGAAATTTGACACCATTATCGGCAATCCGCCTTATGTGCGCTACCAAGACATACTTGATTCGACAAAAGCCCTGCTAAAGCCATTTAGCGCGATATTTGATATGCGAACCAATCTCTATCTCTTTTTTATTTACAAATGCGTGTTGCACCTAAAAGAGCACGGTGAGCTTATTTTCATCACGCCACGCGATTTCTTAAAAAGCACGGCGAGTGTGAAACTAAATGAGTTTCTTTTCGCACAAGGCAGTATCACGGACTTTGTTGAGCTGGGGGACAAAAGGATTTTTGATAAAGCACAGCCAAATTGTGTGATTTGGCGGTTTGAGAAGGGCGACTTTTCGCGCAAAGTAAATCTAGCGCGTAATTTTAGCTGTGTCAATGGACAGCTAATGCTAACTAAAAATCGCTACACAATTCCATTTAACGCGCTATTTTTTGTCAAGGTGGGCGCGGTGAGTGGTGCGGATAAAATCTATGCAAATGATGAGTTTGGCAATGTGGAGTTTGTGTGCTCCCACAGCGCAAAAAGTGGCAAAACAAAAAAGATGATTTATGGCGAATTTGGCAAAGATAGCGCGTATTTGCAAGGCTTTAAACCGCAGCTTTTGAAGCGCAAAATCAAAAAATTTGATGAAAATAATTGGTGGGAATGGGGGCGCGACTACCACAAAAGCGATGAAGCGCGAATCTATGTAAATGCTAAAACGCGCAATAAAAAGCCCTTTTTCTTGCACCATTGCAAGGCTTATGATGGCTCTGTGCTAGCGGTTTTCCCGCGCTTTAAGGTGGATTTGGCAGATTTGCAAAAGCTGTGTGAAATGCTAAATAATGTGGATTGGGAGGAGCTAGGATTTGTCTGCGATGGGCGGTTTTTATTTTCACAGCGCAGTTTGGAGAATTGCCTGCTTGGCAGTGAATTTAGGGAGGTTTATAAGCAAGGGCAACATAGACTAAATACAAAATCAAAGCACACAAATGCCACACAAAAAATCGCGCTAAATGCTTAG
- the lepA gene encoding translation elongation factor 4, giving the protein MQNLIRNFSIIAHIDHGKSTLADRILQVCGAVSEREMHSQMMDTMDIEQERGITIKAQSVRLNYAHKGKTYTLNLIDTPGHVDFSYEVSRSLSSCEGALLVVDATQGVEAQTIANVYVALDNNLEILPVINKIDLPAADALKVSIEIEESIGLDCANALQVSAKSGLGVQNLIETIIEKIPPPNGDEGAPTKALIYDSWFDNYLGALALVRLKDGNIAQGSEVLIMSTGKKYEVLSLYYPHPVQKIPTKQISCGEIGIVCLGLKSLEDLRVGDTITDAKTPTKEPIEGFMPAKPFVFAGLYPIETDKFEELRDALNKLALNDSALSYEPETSVALGFGFRVGFLGLLHMEVVKERLEREFGLSLIATAPTVVYEVHCTDGNVLNVQNPSELPEVQKIALIKEPYVRANIITPSEFVGNIITLLSNRRGVQEKMDYITQNRVLLQYALPSNEIVMDFYDKLKSCTKGYASFDYEPIESREGDLVRLDIRVANEIVDALSIIVDRSKAQEKGRALVEAMKGLIPRQLFEVAIQASIGSKIIARETVKSMGKNVTAKCYGGDITRKRKLLEKQKEGKKRMKAIGKVDLPQEAFLAVLKID; this is encoded by the coding sequence ATGCAAAATCTTATCCGCAATTTTTCTATCATCGCACATATCGACCACGGCAAAAGCACGCTAGCAGATAGAATCCTCCAAGTTTGTGGCGCAGTAAGTGAGAGGGAAATGCACTCTCAAATGATGGATACAATGGATATAGAGCAAGAGCGCGGTATCACCATAAAAGCCCAAAGTGTTCGCTTAAATTACGCACACAAAGGCAAAACTTACACGCTCAATCTCATTGACACGCCCGGGCATGTGGATTTTAGCTATGAGGTTTCGCGCTCGCTTAGCTCGTGTGAGGGGGCTTTGCTCGTGGTTGATGCCACGCAGGGCGTAGAGGCGCAAACTATCGCAAATGTCTATGTCGCGCTTGATAACAACCTAGAGATTTTGCCCGTGATAAATAAAATCGACTTGCCCGCCGCAGACGCGCTAAAGGTAAGCATAGAGATTGAGGAGAGCATAGGGCTAGATTGTGCTAATGCCTTGCAAGTGAGTGCCAAAAGTGGCTTAGGCGTGCAAAATCTCATAGAAACCATAATAGAGAAAATCCCCCCGCCAAATGGAGATGAGGGCGCACCCACAAAGGCGTTAATCTATGATTCGTGGTTTGATAACTATCTTGGTGCGCTAGCCCTTGTGCGGCTAAAAGATGGCAATATCGCGCAAGGAAGCGAGGTGCTGATAATGAGCACGGGCAAAAAATACGAAGTGCTAAGCCTATACTACCCCCACCCTGTGCAAAAAATCCCAACAAAGCAAATCTCTTGTGGGGAAATCGGTATCGTGTGCTTGGGGCTAAAGTCGCTAGAAGATTTGCGCGTGGGTGATACTATCACGGATGCAAAAACGCCCACAAAAGAGCCAATAGAGGGCTTTATGCCTGCTAAGCCCTTTGTCTTTGCGGGGCTTTACCCCATAGAAACGGATAAATTTGAGGAATTGCGAGACGCGCTAAACAAACTCGCGCTTAATGACTCCGCACTAAGCTATGAGCCTGAAACCTCTGTGGCGTTGGGATTTGGATTTCGCGTGGGGTTTTTGGGACTGCTACATATGGAGGTGGTAAAGGAGCGATTGGAGCGGGAATTTGGCTTAAGCCTCATAGCTACTGCGCCAACGGTGGTGTATGAGGTGCATTGCACAGACGGAAATGTGCTTAATGTCCAAAATCCAAGCGAACTACCCGAAGTGCAAAAAATCGCGCTTATCAAAGAGCCCTATGTGCGGGCAAATATCATCACGCCTAGCGAGTTTGTCGGCAATATCATCACGCTACTTTCAAACCGCCGTGGCGTGCAAGAAAAAATGGACTACATAACCCAAAACCGCGTGCTACTCCAATACGCCCTGCCAAGCAATGAAATCGTAATGGACTTTTATGACAAGCTAAAATCTTGCACGAAAGGCTATGCGAGCTTTGATTATGAGCCCATAGAATCTAGAGAGGGGGATTTGGTGCGCTTAGACATTCGTGTGGCAAATGAGATAGTCGATGCGCTCTCAATCATCGTAGATAGGAGCAAAGCGCAAGAAAAGGGACGCGCACTTGTAGAAGCGATGAAAGGGCTAATCCCAAGACAGCTTTTTGAAGTGGCAATCCAAGCGAGCATAGGTAGCAAAATCATCGCACGAGAAACAGTAAAATCTATGGGCAAAAATGTAACGGCAAAGTGCTATGGAGGGGACATAACGCGCAAGCGAAAGCTCCTAGAAAAGCAAAAAGAGGGGAAAAAGCGAATGAAAGCTATCGGTAAGGTGGATTTGCCCCAAGAGGCATTCTTAGCGGTGCTTAAGATTGATTAG
- a CDS encoding DNA-methyltransferase: MTLVSHTNSNVIESSTDSVVVAKKIKSTNLKKTKPQKLTPFFNHKNIALYESSVLRRSLLVPQSLDLIITSPPYNVGIEYNSNDDRGEYEVYLAFCEKWLKNCYLWAKDGGRFCLNIPLDKNKGGQQSVGADLTNLAKKIGWKYHSTIVWNEGNISRRTAWGSWLSASAPYVIAPVELILVLYKGEWKKSQKGISDINKDEFMAWTNGLWSFNGESKKRVGHPAPFPRELPKRCIKLFSFVGDVICDPFSGSGTTMIESYLNKRAFVGIEIDKSYCELAKNRFLQTIQKEKGLF, from the coding sequence ATGACTTTGGTTTCACACACAAATAGCAATGTTATCGAATCTAGCACAGATTCGGTAGTGGTTGCAAAAAAAATAAAATCAACGAATTTAAAAAAAACAAAGCCACAGAAACTAACGCCATTTTTTAACCACAAAAATATCGCTCTGTATGAGAGTTCTGTGCTTAGACGCTCACTTTTAGTTCCGCAAAGCCTTGATTTAATTATCACTTCCCCACCCTATAATGTCGGTATAGAATATAACTCAAATGACGATAGGGGCGAGTATGAGGTTTATTTGGCTTTTTGTGAAAAATGGCTTAAAAATTGTTATCTTTGGGCAAAAGATGGTGGTAGATTTTGCCTTAATATCCCGCTTGATAAAAACAAAGGCGGACAGCAAAGCGTGGGCGCGGATTTGACAAATCTTGCCAAAAAAATCGGGTGGAAATACCACAGCACAATCGTGTGGAATGAGGGCAATATCTCGCGCCGCACGGCTTGGGGGAGTTGGCTTAGCGCGTCTGCACCTTATGTCATCGCGCCTGTGGAGCTAATCCTCGTGCTTTATAAAGGCGAGTGGAAAAAATCCCAAAAAGGCATAAGCGATATAAACAAAGATGAGTTTATGGCTTGGACAAATGGACTTTGGAGTTTTAATGGCGAATCCAAAAAACGCGTAGGACACCCCGCGCCTTTCCCACGCGAACTACCAAAGCGGTGTATAAAGCTTTTTTCTTTTGTAGGTGATGTCATTTGCGACCCATTTAGTGGCTCTGGCACAACTATGATAGAAAGCTACCTCAACAAACGCGCATTTGTAGGAATCGAGATAGACAAAAGCTACTGCGAACTTGCCAAAAATCGCTTTTTGCAAACGATTCAAAAAGAAAAAGGATTGTTTTAA